The genomic window GACCGAACGACGACCCCGAGGACAGTTCGCTGCCGTACTGGGCGGGGGTCGTCCCGCTGGTCCGCGGCCACGGCAACCCGGTCCCGGCGGACGACCTGGATCCCTCGGTCGCACTGCCCGGCTACCTGGCCGCCTTCTAAGAGGCGTTCCAAGCCGCGTCCGGCCGAGCGGCCGACCGGCAGGGGCGGGCCCTGCATCGCACGGGCCCGCCCCTCGCTCGTCAGCCGGCGAGCGCCGCCGCGGCCTCCCGCCTCAGCGCCGCCTGCCGCGCCTCCTGCCAGGCCAGCCCCACGACCGCCGCCAGCAGCACCAGCGTCCCGGCCACCGTCGCCGCGGTCAGCCGCTCGTCGAGCGCGGTCACCGCGAGGACCGCCGCACTGACCGGTTCGAGCAGCATGATCACGGAGACCGTGGCGGATGCCGCCGCGCCCCAGCCGCTCCCCCATGGTCAGCTTCGCCCCGACGGCGATGAGGACGGGGCCGGCACCGAGCGTGACGACCGTACCGACGGCGAGTCCGGTCTGTTCGACGGCGGCGAAGTAGGCGCTCTGGAACACCGTCAGGCCGACGCCCGTACCGACAATGCGCAGCAGCCGGCGACGCCGTGACTCGGCCGCTGCGGCCGCCCGCCCGCGCGGCCGCAGCGCGAGCACGCCGGCCAGCAGGACGAGTCCGCCGGCGCAGCGCCAGAACGACAGGGCGAGCGGGCCGAGATCACTGACGCCGAAGACCAGCGAGGCGGCCGCCCCCGCGGTCCCCCAGGCCACCCCGGCCACGACGAGACAGAAGAGGCTGCGCCCGATGGACGGTTCGCCGGAAAGCCCGCCGGACAGACCACCGGGCAGGCCGTCGGACAGGCCCTGGGACGGGCCGGAAGCAGCGGTTGAAGAAGGGTTCGACACGTGCGTTCTCCGTGTGCTGAGTGTCCGGGGACAGGGCCCCGGCGGCCCGCGACGCGGCAGGCCGGTGAAGACAGGACGGTTGGCCGCTCGGCTCCGCACGCGGGCAGCGACGAACCGTCCGGGGGACACGACACCCCGGATCCGGTCTTCGTCAGCGGATGGCCGCCCGCGCTACGCGGCGGGAGGCGGAAGCACAGTCGAATGCATGATCGTCACCCTATGTCGTGGCCCGGCCGGCCGACAACTCCCCTTCGGGCTCCGTGCGCTGGGGGCCGATGCCCGTCCCAGCGGTCGTCACCGTCCCGCCGGTGGCCCCCGGTCCGCCGGCCACCGGACCCGACGGCGCCTTCGGCGTGGCCGACTGGGCGATGAACGCCCCGATCAGGACCACCGCTCCGCCGGCGATCTGCGGCGCCGACAGATGCTCCCGCAGCAGCACCCACGCCAGCACGGTCGCGATGACCGCCTCCAGGCAGGCGACGACTCCGGCGACCTGCGGGGACAGCCTGCGCACCGAGACGACGCCGGTGACGTACGCGACGACCGTGGCGACCAGCACGATCCAGCCGAGCAGCAGCGCCGCCGGGACGGCCGCGCCGCCCATGCCCGCGCTGCCGCCGAGCACCGACCAGTCCATGCCCCAGGGGCGCGCGACGACGGTCAGCACAAGTGCGCCGACGAGGAGTCCGTACGCGATGACGCCCAGCGGGTCCGCGGCATCGTCACCGTCGCTGCCCTGGTCGGACAGGACGAAGTAGCCGACCTGGCAGCAGGCGGCGCCGAGGGCCAGCAGGAGCCCGACGGCATCGAAGCTCAGCCCGGACCAGACCTCGACGACGCAGGCGAGACCGCCGACCGCGAGGACCACCCCGACCGCAGCGGCGCGGGTGACCGGGCGGCGCTGGACGAAGCGCACCCAGGCGAGGACGAGGGCCGGGGCGAGGTACTCGATGAGCAGTGCGACGCCGACGGGGATCCGGGAGAGCGCCGCGAAGTAGAACGCCTGGACGCCCGCGACGGCGAGCAGTCCGAAGCCCGCGAGCAGCGCGGGCCTGCGCGTCAGCAGATCACGGTGGCGCCAGGCGACGGGAAGCATGACGAGCGCGGCGCCGGCCACCCGCAGCCACACCACGTGGAGCGGGTCGAGCCCCGCCTCGATGAGCGGCTTGGCCGCCACCCCCGAACCGCCGAACGCGAACGCCGAGACCAGGGCGAGTCCCAGGCCGGCGTTCCTTCCCCGAGTCGCATGCATCGGCACATCATGACAGGCCGCGTCAGGAGCGTCACGCCCGTCACACCTGTTGAGACAGCTCCCCGATGCGGCCCGCCAGGAGGGCGGTGTCGACGCCCGCGTGCTCCAGCACCTCGACGGCGCGGCAGCCCCGGTCCGCGGCGATCGCGCCGAGCAGGTCGAGACCGCCGGCGCGCGGGTCCTCGCGCCGCAGCGCGGCCTGATCCAGGGCGCGGTCCAGC from Streptomyces formicae includes these protein-coding regions:
- a CDS encoding EamA family transporter, whose product is MHATRGRNAGLGLALVSAFAFGGSGVAAKPLIEAGLDPLHVVWLRVAGAALVMLPVAWRHRDLLTRRPALLAGFGLLAVAGVQAFYFAALSRIPVGVALLIEYLAPALVLAWVRFVQRRPVTRAAAVGVVLAVGGLACVVEVWSGLSFDAVGLLLALGAACCQVGYFVLSDQGSDGDDAADPLGVIAYGLLVGALVLTVVARPWGMDWSVLGGSAGMGGAAVPAALLLGWIVLVATVVAYVTGVVSVRRLSPQVAGVVACLEAVIATVLAWVLLREHLSAPQIAGGAVVLIGAFIAQSATPKAPSGPVAGGPGATGGTVTTAGTGIGPQRTEPEGELSAGRATT